Genomic DNA from Leptospira inadai serovar Lyme str. 10:
AGAATTATAAATTTACGGATAAGGCGGACGAATGGTTTCGGTCCGAAATTAGAAAATGGGCCGCCGAAAAACCGCCTAAGATCAAATCCGCAGAAGCGGAAGAATTGCACGTAGCCGAGGAGGAACCCTCGGATCTTTCGGTCGCCCCCTTGGAAGAGGATGACTCTTACCTAGGTTACACGAATTACATTCCCACTCCGTCGGCCGGAAAACCGCGCACGAGAAGCGGAGTTCCGATCCTACTTCTTTCCATACTAATTTTAACCGGAATCGGTATCGGGGTCTATTATGCGTTCGGCCCCTCGAAAGAAGGATCCAAATCATCCGCCTCCAAACATTCCGCAGCCAAAAAAAAGGAAGAGAAGAGCTTAGAAAAGCGGGAACCGAAAAAGGATTCGACGCCGGACCAGGCTGAGAAAGGCGTATTCAATTTATTTTCCGGCTCCGAAGTTAAATCGGCCAAACTAGAAGGCTCGGACGCGGAACTCGCAAAGCAAATCGAATCGAGCTCCATTCATTTCGATAAGAATAGTATCTCCGTTCTATCCTCTTCTCGCAAAACTCTAGACCATCTTTCCAAACTTCTAAAAAGAAAGCCGGAATTAAAGGCCTCCCTAATCGGTCATAGTTCGAACGAAGGAAAGGAAGAGGCGAATCTAAAAGTTTCCAAACTTCGTGCCGAAATGGTTCGCGATTACCTAACCGGAAACGGAATAGCCGGCGAGCGTTTATTCATCCAGGCGAAAGGTGCGTCCGAGCCGATCGCTGACAATTCTTCGGAGGCCGGCAAGGAAAAGAATCGTCGTGTGGAAATCAGGATCGTGCAATAAGCGAATCAAACATTCGGCCTTGGCCGAAATTTAGATAATTTCTCGCCCTTTCTTATCTGAAAAATCCTATACAAGTACCCTATACCCGGGAGACGATGAAACCATCCCGGAGATGACACATGGCATTTGATATAGATATGATCCGCGCTCGGTACGAGAAGATCGGGACCCTGGTAAAGAAAGCTAGGGAAGTGGTCGGGAAGCCGCTTACCCTGACTGAAAAAATTCTGTATTCCCACCTATGGAATGGAGAGCCGAAACACGCTTTCGATAGAGGAAAGTCGTACGTCGATTTTGCTCCGGACAGAGTCGCGATGCAGGACGCAACGGCTCAGATGGCGTTGCTTCAATTTATGTCCGCCGGTAGGGATAAAGTTGCGGTTCCTTCCACCGTGCATTGCGACCACTTGATTACTGCGCAGGTGGGATCGGTCGAGGATCTTAGCAAAGCCTCTACCGAAAACAAAGAAGTCTATGATTTTCTCTCCTCGGTTTCCAATAAATACGGAATCGGTTTCTGGAAGCCGGGCGCCGGAATTATTCACCAAGTCGTTTTGGAAAATTACGCGTTCCCGGGTGGAATGATGATCGGTACCGATTCTCATACCGTGAATGCAGGCGGATTGGGAATGATCGCGATCGGAGTGGGAGGTGCGGATGCCTGCGATGTAATGGCGGGCCTCGCTTGGGAATTAAAATGGCCGAAATTAATCGGAGTAAAACTTACCGGGAAACTGAACGGTTGGACCTCCCCCAAAGACATCATACTAAAAGTCGCAGGAATTCTTACCGTTAAAGGTGGAACGGGTGCCATTGTGGAATATTTCGGCGAGGGTGCCGCGGCACTGTCCTGCACCGGAAAGGGAACCATTTGTAATATGGGCGCGGAGATCGGCGCGACGACTTCCACATTCGGATACGATGAATCCATGGAGCGATACCTGAGATCTACGGGCCGTGCGGCAGTTGCGGATCTCGCTAACGGAATCAAGGAGCATTTGAATGCCGATCCGGAAGTTTATGCAAATCCGGATAAATTCTTCGATCAGGTAATCGAAATCGATCTAAATCAACTCGAACCGCATTTAAACGGACCGTTTACTCCCGATTTGGCGACGCCTATTTCTAAAATGAAAGATGCGGCAAAGAAGAACGGTTGGCCGACGAAAGTGGAAGTAGGTCTCATCGGATCCTGCACGAATTCCTCCTACGAGGATATTTCCCGCGCGGCTTCTTTGGCTCACCAAGCCTCGGAAAAATTCCTGACCCCAAAATCGGAATTTACGATAACTCCCGGATCGGAGCTTGTCCGGTTTACGATCGAGCGGGACGGATTCATCAAGACTTTTGAAAAGATAGGAGCGAAAGTATTTGCGAATGCTTGCGGGCCTTGTATCGGAATGTGGGCCCGGGTAGGCTCGGAAAAGAAAGAGAAGAATACGATCGTTCACTCTTTCAATAGGAATTTTCAGTCTCGAAACGACGGAAATCCGAATACGTTCGCGTTCGTAGGATCGCCGGAATTAGTAACCGCTCTTGCGATTGCCGGAGACTTGACGTTCGATCCTAATAGCGATACGCTTATCAACGATAAGGGTGAGAAAGTGAAATTGGATCCGCCGAACGGGGACGAATTACCGAAACGCGGCTTCGACGTTAAGGACGCCGGATTTCAGGCTCCCGCATCGGACGGTTCTAAAATTCAAGTCGCAGTCGATCCTAAATCCAATCGCCTCCAACTCTTGGCTCCGTTCTTGAAATGGGAAGGCACGGATCTGAA
This window encodes:
- a CDS encoding OmpA family protein yields the protein MAKKQNYYVTINGKKYDRGLIEIADASVSGKRDGRISVNDAKKLLNAVKDNNTYTDIEKKTIEHIRENYKFTDKADEWFRSEIRKWAAEKPPKIKSAEAEELHVAEEEPSDLSVAPLEEDDSYLGYTNYIPTPSAGKPRTRSGVPILLLSILILTGIGIGVYYAFGPSKEGSKSSASKHSAAKKKEEKSLEKREPKKDSTPDQAEKGVFNLFSGSEVKSAKLEGSDAELAKQIESSSIHFDKNSISVLSSSRKTLDHLSKLLKRKPELKASLIGHSSNEGKEEANLKVSKLRAEMVRDYLTGNGIAGERLFIQAKGASEPIADNSSEAGKEKNRRVEIRIVQ
- a CDS encoding aconitate hydratase, with protein sequence MAFDIDMIRARYEKIGTLVKKAREVVGKPLTLTEKILYSHLWNGEPKHAFDRGKSYVDFAPDRVAMQDATAQMALLQFMSAGRDKVAVPSTVHCDHLITAQVGSVEDLSKASTENKEVYDFLSSVSNKYGIGFWKPGAGIIHQVVLENYAFPGGMMIGTDSHTVNAGGLGMIAIGVGGADACDVMAGLAWELKWPKLIGVKLTGKLNGWTSPKDIILKVAGILTVKGGTGAIVEYFGEGAAALSCTGKGTICNMGAEIGATTSTFGYDESMERYLRSTGRAAVADLANGIKEHLNADPEVYANPDKFFDQVIEIDLNQLEPHLNGPFTPDLATPISKMKDAAKKNGWPTKVEVGLIGSCTNSSYEDISRAASLAHQASEKFLTPKSEFTITPGSELVRFTIERDGFIKTFEKIGAKVFANACGPCIGMWARVGSEKKEKNTIVHSFNRNFQSRNDGNPNTFAFVGSPELVTALAIAGDLTFDPNSDTLINDKGEKVKLDPPNGDELPKRGFDVKDAGFQAPASDGSKIQVAVDPKSNRLQLLAPFLKWEGTDLKGLRLLIKAKGKCTTDHISMAGPWLKFRGHLDNISNNLLIGATNSFNDKINSVKNQLDGSYDEVPKVQRQYKAKGIGSIVVGDENYGEGSSREHAAMEPRHLGVRAVLVKSFARIHETNLKKQGMLALTFADKADYDKIKEDDTIDILGLTSFKEGTPLALVLNHMDGSKDEIKANHTYNEQQIEWFKAGSALNLIGGKK